The window CCTGAATGGCGAAGCGCCCTAGGGCGCCACAACCTGCATCTCATCGTCAAGGCCCAGCCCCTCACCGGGTGGGCCGGACGGTGTCGGTGTATCTGGAGGACTCCATGAAGCTCATGCGCCCGCATCACGTCACCCCAGACCTCAGAGAGGTCATTGCCGCCCACCACCCCGAAGTCTTTGACATGCCCGCGTACACGCACCTCGCCCAGCACCTCCTCTTCGGGCGCCCCGGTACGGGGGAGGAGGAAAAGGGCCACATCGTCACCTCCACGGAGATGTTCAACGTGATCCTGGAGGGGACGGGATGGAAGAGATACAGCAAACTCCAGTTCCTCGACCGCTTTGAGCAGGCGACAGGGATCGGAATCCACGTCCGCGAGCACCGATATGTAGATGGGATGGCCCGCGCCATCCACGCGGACTTCCACCCGGAGGTGATCGCCATGTTCAAACAGGAACTCCGGGCCAGAGGTCGTGACGACCGCGTCTTCTTCGACACCGGCGTCAAGGTCACTGACCATAACCGTCTCCTCGCCTTCCGGCACGCCGAGACGGCCCAGCGTGATGAGTTCGAGGCGGATCGACTCAACGCCGCGATCCTGCGGTACTTCCAGGAGCAGATCAGCACCAACGCATACGCGAAGTTCCGCCAGAATCTCGACAATGCGATTGCTTTTGCAACCTTGACCGAGATGGACCCCCACCGCCAGCGGGCCGTGCTGACCAACCTGCACCGCCTGCGCGACACTCTCAAGCCCATCTATGAGCAGAAGTCCAGCACCAACCGGGTGTTCGCTCAGGGCTACAGCCTGCAGTCACTGCCGAAGCACTACAGAGACATCCTGATGCCGGGGACTATCGAGGCTGATCTGAAGTCCTGCCACCTCGTGATTGCGGCGTTCGACTGGCACGTGCAGCCCCTCATCAAGGTACTTGAGGGCGGGCAGAGCATCTGGACCTACCTCGCGGAGGCTGTAGGCACTGAACCCACCCCAGAAGCCAAGGCGGGCCTCAAGAGCGCCATCTATGCGGTGCTGTACGGCGGAGGTCGGAAACGAATCCTGAGTCCCCTGCCGCCCAACCAGCACCAGGCCTTCCTGCGTGACCCAGTCGTGAAGGCGCTGCTAAAGGCTAGAGAGAAACAGATGCGCTGCATTATGGAGGCTGGGGGTCTGCTGACTGTGAGGGGAGAGTGGGTGCCTCTGGGGCAGGGCAAGCCTCGCGAACTACTGGTCCGCCGCGCCCAAGACATTGAAACCTACGTCATTGCGGTCTGCTACGAGGTCGCCGAACGGCATCCTAAGGACTTCCGCATCCTTTCCGCTGAACATGATGGATTCCGGTACGAACTCCTCGACAAGCGTCGCGAGGACAAGGTGCAGGCATACTTGTTGAAGGCAGTGCAACGTCGGAGCGCCGAACTCCACCTGCCCATGATGCTGGAGTTCAGCCAGGCAGCGTAATCTTTGGAACGGGTGTGGTCCCGCCAGGACGGGGCGAGAGAACATGCCTTTTCGGTCAGCATGACGCTCATCCATGAAGTTCGTCTACTGATCGGAAAACACCATTGAGTCCATCGGTTTTGGCTGTGCGTCTCTCTCTATAGAACGTGGACGAAGTTGGTCGCAGGTGACGAGGGAGGATCACATCTGTGCGGCACGGTGGAAGGCAAGTGATATACGCCCGAGCAAGCCTGTGACACAGTTGACCTGGAAGGCTGTGTCATCCCTAACTTTTACCGCGCGGTTCGAGCGTCCAGAAGCTGCGTAGGGATTCCCCGCTTGGGCAGGGTACAGGTGTCTCTCGCAGGAGCAACATCCGCCACGGGCAGTGGGAGACGGCGACAATTTTCGCATGCTCGGAGCGCTCAACGGCAATGCCTATGACGTGCCGTGCGATACCGCATGATTCAGAAATGTTTTGGAAATCTATTGCCGCGCCAAAGCTCGCCTGGAGAAGCAGCAGACGTGAGTTACCAACGAAATTATGGGATCTGCGGGCAATCACTATCAGCCCTGCGGCGAGGTAGGTATTTAACGTGCCCACCTGTTAAGTATCAACCTCTAATCCTGCCTTCCAAGCTAGGTATTGAATTAGTTCATCCGGGAAAAATAGGCGTCCTGGATGCTTGTAGTTGCGGTACTTTGCCATGCGGGCCTGAATGAACTGATCGCAATGTTCCAAGCTGATTACATGGGTGTAGCGCCGTCTGAGGGTGCGAGCCTGGGCGTTGGGGCAGACGAGCAGTGTTCCGATCACAGCTCGTTGATCATGCACCGCCTGAGGTGGCGCGGCCCTGCGGTCTCTCCGGATGGGCATCAGCGCGGCAGCCACCTGATTAGCCTGATGTCGTGGGACCAGCCCAATACGCTGAACGCTCCGCTCTAGCCGTCCCTCGTCAGGCCATGGTTTCTGATCGCCGGTCTTCACTTCAACAATCACTGCGCTAGGGCGGTCCTCACTCAGCAGTTCTTGAAGGTGCTCGCGATCCCAGTCCTCAGTTTGTCCACCAATCTCCTCATGGACAAACGGAAAGCGCACTGCCAAGAGGTCCACGTCTGCGTGATGCGCAGCTGAGTTACCAGGAGTGTCTTGAGGCACCAGTCGGTGTAATACGAAGTCCGGCATCGGGATGAATCCATTCAGCCTGAGATACCAGCTTGCCAGCCGCTCGCCGTAGTTCATATGTGAGCGCATCGTCGCATGCCAGTTATTACCCGTGCGGCGGTAAGGCGGGTGGGACTAAATCGCAGCGATACAAGCCACTAAAGAAACCGTGTGACCAGGGAACGGATCACCACGGCGTGCCACCGAATAAACGCGGACATAAGGGGAAGGAGCGAGCTATTGGGAGACACCGGCCAGGGCTCGACAGCACCTGGAGAAGTCACGCGTCTTCCGGTGTCTCCGAATAGACGGTCCCGGAGGCGGTCTCCGTACGTGTGGCATGGATTGACGGGACGGCCGTGTCCACGCTCGTTGGACTGGCTCTGGGCAGACGCTTGGTCTTCACCTCCGGCTGCAACTGGTTCAGGCTACCCTTACGCACCCGGTCCATGAGCTGCTTACGGAAGCCTTCAACGACATTATGTTCCATGGCCTTGCCTGAGGCGGCGCGGAATGTGTGGTGAATCAAGGCATCAACGGAACACGTTACTCGTTTGACAAGGCGCAGGGGATGGGGCGACTCGGCCGAGGTGGTATCGATTTCAAAGACGAATACGGCCGCGTTATTTGTGGCAGCCACCGTCTCCACCCGCTCATCGGGCGCCAGCAGCGCCACATGGTCGGGGTCGCCTCCCACCGGTAGTAATCTCGGCTGGCCCAGGTGGCGCAGCCAGCTCTCCCACACCGCCACAGGCAGGACGATGGCGAAGCCTTCGGACTCCGGGTGACGCGCGAGCGCCATCTTGAAAATCATCTGGTAGATCGTCCGTTTGAAGATATTGGCCTTGTTCGGGCCCTCCACTTTGTCGCCACACACGTTCTCTCCGCGCTCCATGGCTTGGAGGAGGGGCCCGTGGTAATCCTCCGGCGGCTCTGTCCCACTTTCCACCCTTGGGCACAAGGCTTTGAGGCGTGTCGCCACGTGCAGTGGGCTGCCGTGAAAGTCCGCCGTCTGAATCTCGTAGAACAGGTGCCGTCCGAAGGTTGAGGGCGCTCCTGAGGCATCCACGGCGGACACCTCCACCACGGATGTATCGACCAGTGCGCCCGGCGACGCCGGTGTTTCCGAAAGGTCTATCTCTCCGCCGAGCTTTTGCGAAGAGAAGAGAAAGACGCGCCCGCCGCGGGCTAGGAGGTCCCGGATGCGCTCCCGCTGCTCGAGCTTGTGCAACACGGTCAGCGGCAGCAACGCTATCTGGACCTGATCGTCCACCGCGTATGACGTCCGGACGGCGCTGGCAAGCAGGGTGAAATGCTGGTCGAGCGTGCGGTACGGGCAGGCGATCCAGTCCTGGGGAGTACCGTTGCTCGTGCTGTTGATAGTGCACACCCCGTACGGCTCGTCCCAGCCCTTGGCCTTCTTGATGCACTCGGTGTGTTCACCGGTCGCCTGGCTGAGAAAGGGGCACGCGCGCTGGGCTTGGTGCCGACGGGCCTCTTCGGAGCGGTCTACCACTGGCCAGACCCGATGCCCGAACCACTCCGCAACGTAATTGCCCTGTGGGGTCCGGATCCGCGGCGGGCGTTTCCCCTTCTCCCTGTTCCCTTTCTTCTTCTTCGGCGGCTTGGTGGCCTCGGGAAACAGTGGGTCCGCAGTCACGAAGGGCCCTGCGCCTGGCGGCGCTGCTCGAAGGCGCGCAGCAACTCGGAGGGTGTGGCGTCCAGAGCCTCGGCAAGCTGGACGATGACCGTCAGGGAGGGGTTGCGTAGCCCCCGTTCGAGCAGGCTGATGTAGGTGCGGTGCAGTCCCGCTGCATCGGCCAGCGCTTCCTGCGAGACGTGGCGGCATTCACGCGCAGCGCGTACCACCCCACCAAAGATTCGTTGTTGCTCGGCGTTTCCCACGTGTACAGGCGAGGCTAAGGGGCGCCGTGACTGAGAGTCTACAGACAGTTGTATGCAGTTTGGGGGGGCGTTAGAATCGGGGGGCATGACGCCTCCGGAACTCCTCGCCGTGTTGAACTCCACCCGTCAAAGCGCGGTGCTGTATGGAGACGCCTTCGACCTGTTCCCACAACTTCCAGTGGCTTCAGTAGACCTTATCCTCACATCGCCGCCGTACTGGGGCATGCGCGATTACGAGTTGGCCCACAACTGGGACATTCTCGAGGCGTGGCGGGCAGAGGGGGAAGAAAACCGGCAGCCCAGCTACGAGTGGTACCGCGCCAACGGGGGGGTGCTTGGCCTCGAACCCCTGCCCGAGTGGTACATCGCCAATCTGGTCAGCATCCTGGAACGCGGCAAGGCGGCCCTTAAACCTGGCGGGAGCCTGTGGTTGAACTTGGGGGACACCTACTTTGCCCGTTGGTCGAGCATCCGCCTCAAGGGTCGCCAGGGGCTCGGGGACGGCGAGCGGCTGCGCCGCAAGACCCCGATGGGGGGCTGGCGGCAGGAGAAGAACCTGCTGCTGATTCCCGCCCGTGTTGCCATCGCCTTGCAGGACCAGCGCTGGATTCTCCGCAACGACCTCATCTGGTACAAACCTAACGTGCCTCCCCGCCCGGAGACCGACCGTCTGGCGGCTACCCATGAGCACTTTTTCCACTTCGTTAAACGGCCCACCGAGGGGCGCCCGAAGTATTATTACGACCTCTCCGCTGCGGGCGAGTTGGCCCATGACGTGCAGCAGGTGAACGTGGCGGGCGGGCGTGACGGGCATTCCGCGACGTTTCCGCTGAAGCTGATTGACCATCGCATCCGCAGCTCCTGCCCTCCGGACGGGGTCGTGCTCGATCCCTTCGCGGGCACGGGGACGACCCTGCTGGCCGCGAACCAAAGTGGGCGGCGCGGCATTGGGTTTGACCTCAATACCCGTTTTGTGGAGGGCGCCCAACGTCGGCTGGACGCGGACATCCTCCTCCCGAGCTAAAGTTCTGCGACGCTGACACGATGTGGTCGGAAAGGTGGGCGGGGAAGTTGCTCCTCCTGCAATATGCTGTAAGGCGTTTGTCGCCTACCTTAAAGTCATGCACGTCATCCTCGACAGCAACATCTACCTTTCGGACACCCACTTCCGGCATGAGCTACGCACCCTGACGCAGTACCTCCTCCCCACGGCCAGCACCGTGGTCCTGCCGCGAGTCGTGCAGGAGGAAGTGCAGGCAGTGTATCGGAGGAGTCTGCACGCGGCACTCAGGCGTGTGAGGAAGGAGAGTGCCGATGTGAGGCGATTGATTGGAGCATTCGACCTCCCCGCCGTTGATCTCGAAGTGCAGACCCAGGAGTTCGCCTCGCGCGTCTCTACATTTCCTCCTGGTGGTCAGGCCCTCACTGTAGACCTGACGTCGGGCGATCTTTTGGAGTTAACCCGCATGGCCGCCAACCGGGTTCGCCCGTTTAATCAGGAAGGGCACGGCTTTCGTGACGCCGCCATCTGGCTAACGGTTCTGGGGCACGCCCGGGCGAACCCGGCGATGGAAGTCGCCTTCATCTCGAGCAACACCGCCGACTTCGGCCGCAAGGGCGTCCCAAATGCGCTCCACCCTGACTTACAGCTTCAGTTGGCGAAAGACGGATTGACGAATGTTCGGTACTATTCCTCCGTTGCGGAGTTCCTGCGCCTGAACCTCCTCGTCACTACCACGATTGACCTGAGCCTGTACCCCACGGTCTTGGAAGGCAGCGGCGACCAGCTCATGCGGTTCGAGCATGCCATCACCCGGGACCTATATGTAGACGAGGAGCATCATCAATACTCGGGCGAATCGGTGTCCTTTGATCCTGCCGATGAGTTCACCTGGATTGCCCGCAGTAGCCAGGAGTTCAGACTGAACGACCATGAAACCTATGTTCTGGTGGAGGTCGAGGCGGAGGTGCCAGCCAGCGAACTCTACCCGGTGGGGTACTTCGTCGACGACGAGCGGGGCGAAATCCACGAGGATCATGCCGACCGCCCCGTCATGGTGTCGCTTGCCGGTACGCTCGCCCTAACTTTCGGCCCCACCGGGCCGCACCAACACCAGCTTCTGAATGTTCGGGCGCTGGGCGTTGACGATTCCATTCCGGACACCGTTCCGCCTCAACCTTGAACACGAGCTGAAGCAATAATGCCTTTGGCGGACGAGCGGCGGCTTCCTCAAATGGGCGAGGGACACCGCGGGCGTCGTGGTGGAAGTCGTTTACCCGTGGTGGCGACAGGCCAAGCGGTATCTGCCTGACTTGGTTGAGGAGGTCAATCCGCGCAAGACGTTTCATGTCTTGCCACGACGCTGGGTGGTGGAACGAACCTCTGCGTGGTTGGGAAAGTGCCGCCGTCTCTCGAAAGACTACGAAACACTGCCAGAAACAACAGAACTGCTCGTCCACTTGGCGATGATTCGCTTGATGCTCCGTTGTCTTGGCCGTGCCCGTCCTCCTGACACTACAGCTGTTTGATGACTTCAAGTGTCTGGAGATTCACGTCGTACACGCCTGCATACCGGTCACCCAGATCCGCAACGATCCGGACCACGTCCGTGGCGACGTGTGGGTCATACACCGCTTCAACGTACATGCTGTCCTCTGGTGTTGCCATCATGTGAACGAGCGGCGCACGCACATGTGCTTGCCCAGCCCCAGCGAAGACCTGCGTGCTGGACAGCACGGGGACCATGTCGACATCGATGTTGTCGGCAAGTGGGAGTCGGATCACCCAAAGGCCAGTCCCAATGACGACGGCCCACGCTTCGCGTGGGTCGATCAACCCCCCAGTCGGATTGCCATACATCCAACCAAGTGCCTGCTGCCCCTGCGCTGTCTCCAAAAAGACATAGTCATGGTCCGAAAGAATGGCGTACTGCTTGGACCTGGCCCACGTGATCATCGAGCCTCACCGTAACAGGTCAAGTTGCCTGTCCACATCCCTCAGCGAAGATCAGAAATGGCTCAACTTCGGTTTACACACGCACTTTAGGACACGTAGTGCGTGGGCCGTGCGGTGTCGCACAGAAAGGCACTTACGTCACGTCCATCGATTGACGATTCAGTCGGTAGGCGGAGGGGTGGGGCACACTTCGCGGCGCACTTTCGGCGCATTCACTGACGGAGGAAGCATGAGGTTGCGTGATCGGGGAGACCTTCTTGCGCGACCAGGACAACCTTTTTTGACGGAGCGTGATGTTGCATGACATTGCCTGAGCTGGCTTGGAACTCCTCATAATCGTTAGGTCCCCGGTTCAAGTCCGGGCATCGCCACCAAAGGAGAGAACCCTGTCTCAGGCGGGGTTCTTTCTTTTTGGGCTTGGCAGAGGTGGTCAAATCAAAGAGTTGTGATCGTGTGAATGCAGACAGGGTCAAGGGCTGTTGAGGAGTGCCACCGACACGCCTGCCTACTGCTCTTCCTGCGCTCAGCTTCCTGGCACGGCCTGCGCCGGCCCCCGCGCCGTACAATGCCGGCCATGTCGGACCTCTCTCTTCCTGCGCGTGGCGAGGTGCCGCGCGACCAGCTCGTGCGCTATCTGGGCGAGTACCTGAACATCGGCGGCTTCAAGGATCCCAGCCTGAATGGCCTGCAGATTGAGGGGGCGCCCACCGTGCGCCGGGTGGCCGTTAGTGTGGACACCAGCCTCAAGACCCTGCAACACGCCGCCGACAGCGGCGCAGACCTGCTGATTGCCCACCACGGCCTGTTCTGGGGCCAGCCGCTGCCGATCACCGGCCCCCACCGCGAGCGGGTGCGCACCGCCCTGATGGCCGACCTCAATGTGTACGCCGCCCACATTCCCCTGGACGCCCACCCAGATGTCGGCAACAATGCCATGATCGCGCGGGCGCTGAGCCTGCAGCACACGGTGCCCTTTGGTGAGTGGGCAGGCACCAGGATTGGACTGGCGGGCGAACTACCCTTTGAGCAGTCGCTGCAGGACTTTGCCGACCGGGTGCAGAAGCTGACCGGGGAAATCTGCCTGGTGCACGGGGGCGGGCGCTCGCCCACCGTGCGCCGCCTAGGGGTTCTCAGTGGCAGCGGCGCAGGCAGCATCGCCGAGGCAGCGGCCCTGGGGCTGGACACCCTGCTGACCGGCGAGCCCGAGCACAAGCACTTTCACGACGCCTTTGAATACGGCGTGAACGTGGTCTACGCCGGTCACTACGAAACCGAGGTGTTTGGCGTGCGGGCCCTGGCCGCCCACCTGGAAGACCAGTTCGGCCTGCCCTGGCAGTTCCTGCACCACCCCACTGGCCTGTGAGCCGGATGCCGTCCACTTCTGGAGCCCATGCCGTCTGGCGGGGTTTACTGTGAAGTTCGTTCCCGCTTCACCCGAAAGCTGTCCCAGCACGTGAGCGGCCTGTTCCTGACTTTTGAAGGCCCTGAGGGTGCAGGCAAAAGCACGCAGCTGGCGCGGCTGACCGCCCAGCTGGTGCAGCGGGGCGTGTCCTGCACCGTTACGCGCGAGCCCGGCGGCACCCCACTGGGCACCCGCGTGCGTGAAGTGCTGCTGGACCCCGCGCTGAGCATTGATCCGCTGCCGGAATTTCTGCTGTATTCAGCCAGCCGCGCGCAACTCGTGGCCAACGTGATTCGCCCGGCGCTGGCCCGGGGCGAGGTGGTGGTCTGTGACCGCTACGCGGATTCCACCCTGGCCTACCAGGGGGCCGGACGGGCCCTGCCAGAGCACCTGCTGCGCCAGATCACGCAGGCGGCCACGGGGGGCCTGAATCCACAGCTGACGGTGCTGCTGGACCTGGACCCGGCCGTGGGGCTGGCCCGCGCCGCGCGCCGGGGCCAGCCGGACCGCCTGGAGCAGGCCGATCTGGCCTTTCACGCCCGGGTGCGCGCGGGTTTTCTGGCCCTGGCCGAGGCTGAGCCGGCGCGCTTTCTGGTGCTCGACGCCACGCAGCCGGAGGAGGCGCTGGCCGAAACAATCTGGGCAGCCGTGGCGCCCCTGGTTGGCGCCGTTGAGGGCGGTTGGTCAACGGAGTCTCGGCCCCTTTGAAGGCTCAGGCGGGTTCAAGTCCACGCAGTTGTCCAAGCTGATCACGGCTGTTCAAAGCAGAGCGCGCGGCGACCCCGCAGAGTCGCCGCACCCTCTGTTCCCTCTTACCGTCGCGGCGCCGCGCGGCCGCCCACGCTGCTGCCTTCGGGCTTCAGGCCCGGCAGCTTGACTTCAAACAGGGTGGGCCAGCGTTTGCCCGTCAGCAGCAGGGTGCCGCGTTCGGGCACAAAGGCGATGCCGTTGGGCACGTCGTCAAAGGTGAGGGGCTGGCCAGCGCGGGCCGCCGCGCTGCTGGCCTCGCGGGTCAGGTCGGCCACGTTGATCCAGGCGGTCACCTTGCCGGTCTGCGGGTCAATGCGGGCAATACGGTCCGTCAGCCATACGTTGGCGTAGACCGCGCCCTGCACCCACTCCAGTTCGTTCAGGTGGCGCACGGGCTGGCCCTGGTCGGTGACCTGCACGGTGCGGCGCGCGGCGAAGGTGCGGGGATCGCGCCACGTCAGGGTGGCGCTGCCGTTGCTCATGATCAGGCTCCGGCCGTCGGTGGTCAGGCCCCAGCCCTCGCCGGGGTAGCGGTGGCGCCCCGTTTCTTTCAGCGTCTGGGCGTCGAAGGAAAACGCCAGGCCGTTTTGCCAGGTCAGGTGGTAGGCCGCGCCGCCCAGCACGGCCACGCCCTCGCCAAAGGCGCTGGCCAGCGGGGTGGGCACCTGGGCCAGCACCCGGCCTGTTTTCAGGTCCACGCGCCGCACGCCGGACTGCCCCACCTGCCCGGTGCTTTCCATGTACACGCCGGCCCCCAGGTACTGCAGGCCCTGGGTAAAGGCTGCCCGGTCATGCGGATAGCGGGCCGTGATCGTGGGGGTCAGGGTGGGCACGGTCTGGGCGTGGGCGGCGGGCAGGGCGGGCAGACAGAGCAGCAGGGGCAGCAGAAGGCGGGGGGCGCGCACAGCCTCATGGTAGAGGGCGGGGCAGCGCTCCGTATGGTCAGACCTCTATCCCCCCTTCATGGGGGGCTGCCGTGGGCGGGGCCAGCCCCTCGCCCGCCAGCAGGTGGGTGGCCGCCGCCTGCACCCGCTGATCGGGGTCGCGGCGCAGCGCCTCGACATGGGTCCACTCGCCCCACTGCGCCAGGGCCCAGGCGGCGGCGTCGCGCACCTCCCAGGCGGGGTCCGCGCGGCCGGCCAGCAGCAGCGGCCAGCCCGCCGGGGCGCGGGTGTTGCCCAGCACCGTCAGGGCGTTGCGGGCCATGCCCTTGCGCCGGGGCCGCAAAAAGGCAGTGCCCGCGTACTGGCGCTCGAACTGCCGCTCGCCCACGCCAAAAAAGGTGCCCAGGTCTGGCCACACCAGTTCGGGCCGGGGGGTCAGGTGCCGGGCCAGGGGCCCCGCTTTGGCGCTCCAGGGGCAGACCTCGCTGCACACGTCGCAGCCAAACAGCCACTCGCCCACGCCAGGGCGCAGCGCCAGCGGCACCGGGCCCCGGTGCTCAATGGTCAGGTACGACACGCAGCGCCGCGCGTCGATGGCGCGGTCCGGGCCTATGGCGGCCGTGGGGCAGGCGGCCACGCAGCGGGTGCAGCGCCCGCAGCGGTCCGGGTGGGCCACAGGAGAGGGCTCCAGCGGCAGGTCGGTCAGCAACACCGCCAGGGTCACGAAGGCGCCCAGCGTGGTGCTCACCAGCATGCCGGATTTGCCGCGCCAGCCCAGGAACCCGGACGCCGCAAACAGGCGCTCCATGACCGGGCCGTGGTCCACGTAGCCCCGGGCCCGCACGCCCAGCCGCGCCGCTTCCTCTTCCAGCCGGCTCAGCAGGGGTTGCAGCTGGTCGTGGTAATCGGGGGTCCAGGCGTAGCGCGCCACCCGCCCCGCCCGGATGCCCCCTGCCGGCACGGGCGGCGGCGCAAAGGC of the Deinococcus aquaedulcis genome contains:
- a CDS encoding PDDEXK family nuclease — protein: MTADPLFPEATKPPKKKKGNREKGKRPPRIRTPQGNYVAEWFGHRVWPVVDRSEEARRHQAQRACPFLSQATGEHTECIKKAKGWDEPYGVCTINSTSNGTPQDWIACPYRTLDQHFTLLASAVRTSYAVDDQVQIALLPLTVLHKLEQRERIRDLLARGGRVFLFSSQKLGGEIDLSETPASPGALVDTSVVEVSAVDASGAPSTFGRHLFYEIQTADFHGSPLHVATRLKALCPRVESGTEPPEDYHGPLLQAMERGENVCGDKVEGPNKANIFKRTIYQMIFKMALARHPESEGFAIVLPVAVWESWLRHLGQPRLLPVGGDPDHVALLAPDERVETVAATNNAAVFVFEIDTTSAESPHPLRLVKRVTCSVDALIHHTFRAASGKAMEHNVVEGFRKQLMDRVRKGSLNQLQPEVKTKRLPRASPTSVDTAVPSIHATRTETASGTVYSETPEDA
- a CDS encoding helix-turn-helix domain-containing protein, producing MGNAEQQRIFGGVVRAARECRHVSQEALADAAGLHRTYISLLERGLRNPSLTVIVQLAEALDATPSELLRAFEQRRQAQGPS
- a CDS encoding DNA-methyltransferase; translation: MTPPELLAVLNSTRQSAVLYGDAFDLFPQLPVASVDLILTSPPYWGMRDYELAHNWDILEAWRAEGEENRQPSYEWYRANGGVLGLEPLPEWYIANLVSILERGKAALKPGGSLWLNLGDTYFARWSSIRLKGRQGLGDGERLRRKTPMGGWRQEKNLLLIPARVAIALQDQRWILRNDLIWYKPNVPPRPETDRLAATHEHFFHFVKRPTEGRPKYYYDLSAAGELAHDVQQVNVAGGRDGHSATFPLKLIDHRIRSSCPPDGVVLDPFAGTGTTLLAANQSGRRGIGFDLNTRFVEGAQRRLDADILLPS
- a CDS encoding PIN domain-containing protein, with the translated sequence MHVILDSNIYLSDTHFRHELRTLTQYLLPTASTVVLPRVVQEEVQAVYRRSLHAALRRVRKESADVRRLIGAFDLPAVDLEVQTQEFASRVSTFPPGGQALTVDLTSGDLLELTRMAANRVRPFNQEGHGFRDAAIWLTVLGHARANPAMEVAFISSNTADFGRKGVPNALHPDLQLQLAKDGLTNVRYYSSVAEFLRLNLLVTTTIDLSLYPTVLEGSGDQLMRFEHAITRDLYVDEEHHQYSGESVSFDPADEFTWIARSSQEFRLNDHETYVLVEVEAEVPASELYPVGYFVDDERGEIHEDHADRPVMVSLAGTLALTFGPTGPHQHQLLNVRALGVDDSIPDTVPPQP
- a CDS encoding transposase translates to MEVVYPWWRQAKRYLPDLVEEVNPRKTFHVLPRRWVVERTSAWLGKCRRLSKDYETLPETTELLVHLAMIRLMLRCLGRARPPDTTAV
- a CDS encoding Nif3-like dinuclear metal center hexameric protein produces the protein MSDLSLPARGEVPRDQLVRYLGEYLNIGGFKDPSLNGLQIEGAPTVRRVAVSVDTSLKTLQHAADSGADLLIAHHGLFWGQPLPITGPHRERVRTALMADLNVYAAHIPLDAHPDVGNNAMIARALSLQHTVPFGEWAGTRIGLAGELPFEQSLQDFADRVQKLTGEICLVHGGGRSPTVRRLGVLSGSGAGSIAEAAALGLDTLLTGEPEHKHFHDAFEYGVNVVYAGHYETEVFGVRALAAHLEDQFGLPWQFLHHPTGL
- the tmk gene encoding dTMP kinase, with the protein product MSGLFLTFEGPEGAGKSTQLARLTAQLVQRGVSCTVTREPGGTPLGTRVREVLLDPALSIDPLPEFLLYSASRAQLVANVIRPALARGEVVVCDRYADSTLAYQGAGRALPEHLLRQITQAATGGLNPQLTVLLDLDPAVGLARAARRGQPDRLEQADLAFHARVRAGFLALAEAEPARFLVLDATQPEEALAETIWAAVAPLVGAVEGGWSTESRPL
- a CDS encoding glutaminyl-peptide cyclotransferase; the encoded protein is MPLLLCLPALPAAHAQTVPTLTPTITARYPHDRAAFTQGLQYLGAGVYMESTGQVGQSGVRRVDLKTGRVLAQVPTPLASAFGEGVAVLGGAAYHLTWQNGLAFSFDAQTLKETGRHRYPGEGWGLTTDGRSLIMSNGSATLTWRDPRTFAARRTVQVTDQGQPVRHLNELEWVQGAVYANVWLTDRIARIDPQTGKVTAWINVADLTREASSAAARAGQPLTFDDVPNGIAFVPERGTLLLTGKRWPTLFEVKLPGLKPEGSSVGGRAAPRR
- the queG gene encoding tRNA epoxyqueuosine(34) reductase QueG; this translates as MSAAEILADLAHALGADAVGWAPAAVPAPAVAEYAAWLEAGRHAGMTYLERQLPVRADPGQRLAGVQSVLVLGVSHAFAPPPVPAGGIRAGRVARYAWTPDYHDQLQPLLSRLEEEAARLGVRARGYVDHGPVMERLFAASGFLGWRGKSGMLVSTTLGAFVTLAVLLTDLPLEPSPVAHPDRCGRCTRCVAACPTAAIGPDRAIDARRCVSYLTIEHRGPVPLALRPGVGEWLFGCDVCSEVCPWSAKAGPLARHLTPRPELVWPDLGTFFGVGERQFERQYAGTAFLRPRRKGMARNALTVLGNTRAPAGWPLLLAGRADPAWEVRDAAAWALAQWGEWTHVEALRRDPDQRVQAAATHLLAGEGLAPPTAAPHEGGIEV